From Vanrija pseudolonga chromosome 1, complete sequence, a single genomic window includes:
- the SPAC869.05c gene encoding putative sulfate permeasec — translation MVSYESIKHKLKKIGGFEDDTPPSITVTQYIKNNKRSILPSIKAYVLSLFPFLSWLPRYNLTWLYGDLVAGITVGMVLVPQSLSYAKLAQLPPEYGLYSSFIGVLTYALFATAKDVSIGPVAVMSLETGVIINAVQKAHPGLYTAPEIATCLAFICGFIVLAIGLLRIGWIIEFIPQPAVSGFMTGSALNIVSGQVPALLGTSKLFDTRAATYKVIINTLKYLPKAGLDAAFGVSALALLYFIKWSLDYVQKRSPKWRRVAFFAQALRHAFVIIIFTIISWRINIHLKKPRISLVGTVPTGLRHVGQPKITKELIGALGSHLPVATIILLLEHISISKSFGRLNGYKINPNQELIAIGVNNTVGSVFQAYPSTGSFSRSALKSKCGVRTPAAGIPTGIVVIVALYAVAPAFYWIPNAALSALIIHAVADLVASPAQSLGFWRVSPLEYLIFVGAVIWSVFYTIESGIYWSLCSSVVLLLFRIARPKGHFLGRVRIRPEGGKPDEVRDVFVPLEGRGGVTNSDIPVEGPPPGVIIYRFEESFLYPNASYINDRLVNYAKEHTRRGKDYSTISKGDRPWNDPGPKKGEELSESDKHKPLLRAVILDFSAVANADTTGIQNLVDARKEVEKWADRHVEFHFTGILSPWIRRALIAGGFGRAHAQGVSHPLEVAPVSRSYGFNGNDADPDHQRPVPDVEAAGSRANSDTGSVDKALDGKALNEGVAVATLRGDDPNGRKSTHSLTLLDQHTPFFHFDIEDALNSLNLPEAEVHSQHHVLEDE, via the exons ATGGTGTCGTACGAGTCGATCAAGCACAAGCTCAAGAAGATCGGCGGCTTTGAGGACGACACTCCTCCCTCCATCACTGTCACTCAGTACATCAAGAACAACAAGCGCTCCATCTTGCCCTCG ATCAAGGCCTACGTTCTCTCCCTCTTCCCCTTCCTTTCATGGCTCCCTCGTTACAACCTCACCTGGCTCTATGGTGACCTCGTCGC CGGTATCACTGTCGGCATGGTCCTGGTCCCTCAGTCCCTGTCCTATGCCAAGCTGGCTCAGCTCCCTCCCGAGTATGGTCTCTACTCGTCCTTCATTGGTGTCTTGACCTACGCGCTGTTCGCCACGGCCAAGGATGTCTCGATTGGTCCCGTCGCTGTCATGTCGCTCGAGACGGGTGTCATCATCAACGCCGTCCAGAAGGCCCACCCGGGCCTCTACACTGCCCCGGAGATCGCCACTTGCCTGGCCTTCATCTGTGGCttcatcgtcctcgccatTGGTCTCCTCCGCATCGGATGGATCATCGAGTTCATCCCCCAGCCAGCCGTCTCGGGTTTCATGACCGGCTCGGCCCTCAACATTGTCTCTGGCCAGGTCCCCGCCCTGCTCGGCACCTCCAAGCTCTTCGACACGCGTGCTGCCACTTACAAGGTCATCATCAACACGCTCAAGTACCTGCCCAAGGCCGGTCTTGACGCTGCCTTTGGTGTCTCGGCTCTCGCTCTTCTGTACTTTATCAAGTGGTCGCTCGACTACGTCCAGAAGCGCAGCCCCAAGTGGCGCCGTGTCGCCTTCTTCGCCCAGGCGCTCCGCCACGCGttcgtcatcatcatcttCACCATCATCTCGTGGCGCATCAACATCCACCTCAAGAAGCCCCGCATCTccctcgtcggcaccgtccCCACCGGTCTCCGCCACGTCGGCCAGCCCAAGATCACCAAGGAGCTCATCGGTGCCCTCGGCAGCCACCTCCCCGTTGCCACCATCAttcttctcctcgagcacATCTCCATCTCCAAGTCGTTCGGTCGTCTTAACGGCTACAAGATCAACCCCAACCAGGAGCTCATCGCCATCGGTGTCAACAACACTGTCGGCTCCGTCTTCCAGGCCTACCCCTCGACTggctccttctcgcgctcggccctCAAGTCCAAGTGTGGTGTGCGTACCCCTGCTGCCGGTATCCCCACTGGTATCGTCGTCATTGTTGCTCtgtacgccgtcgcccccgctTTCTACTGGATTCCCAACGCCGCTCTCTCGGCTCTGATCATCCACGCCGTggccgaccttgtcgcctcgcccgcccagtcGCTCGGCTTCTGGCGTGTCTCGCCCCTCGAGTACCTCATCTTCGTCGGTGCCGTCATATGGTCGGTCTTCTACACCATCGAGTCGGGTATCTACTGGTCGCTCTGCTCTtccgtcgtcctcctcctcttccgcATTGCCCGCCCCAAGGGCCACTTCCTTGGCCGCGTCCGCATCCGCCCCGAGGGTGGCAAGCCCGACGAGGTCCGTGACGTCTTCGTCCCCCTCGAGGGCCGTGGCGGCGTTACCAACTCGGACATCCCCGTCGAGGGCCCTCCCCCCGGTGTCATCATCTACCGCTTCGAGGAGTCGTTCCTTTACCCCAACGCCTCGTACATCAACGACCGTCTTGTCAACTACGCCAAGGAGCACACTCGCCGCGGCAAGGACTACTCGACCATCTCCAAGGGTGACCGCCCGTGGAACGACCCCGGAcccaagaagggcgaggagcttTCCGAGTCGGACAAGCACAAGCCTCTTCTCCGcgccgtcatcctcgacttctcggccgtcgccaacgccgacacgACTGGTATCCAgaacctcgtcgacgcccgcaaggaggtcgagaagTGGGCTGACCGCCACGTCGAGTTCCACTTCACTGGTATCCTCTCGCCTTGGATCCGTCGTGCGCTTATTGCTGGTGGCTTTGgccgcgcccacgcccaggGCGTCTCGCACCCTCTCGAGGTCGCCCCCGTCTCGCGCTCGTACGGCTTCaacggcaacgacgccgaccccgaccaccAGCGCCCCGtgcccgacgtcgaggccgccggctcgcgcgccaaCTCGGACACTGGCTCGGTCGACAAggccctcgacggcaaggccCTCAACGAgggtgtcgccgtcgccaccctccgcggcgacgaccccAACGGCCGCAAGTCGACCCACTCGctcaccctcctcgaccagcaCACGCCCTTCTTCCACTTTGACATTGAGGATGCGCTCAACTCGCTCAACCTCCCCGAAGCGGAGGTCCACTCGCAGCACcacgtgctcgaggacgagtaA
- the MUTYH gene encoding Adenine DNA glycosylase, with product MRKRSSSGTPSSPSSSEASVFVVSDGESEAFDPSGASESSPEPEAVSEPESEPRGAKRKRAAPTPKGKGKAKAEIIDIEDLGSSVHRPHARGYHSTAAVAGAQDALLDWFEGVRDARGMPWRKRYDAALSMDAKGQRAYEIWVSEVMLQQTQVATVIPFWTSWIARWPTIGDLATADVEEVNAAWRGLGYYRRARSLLDGAKAVAGKKSFGGRLPDDPDVLEKEIPGVGRYTAGAITSMAYGVRAPIVDGNVHRVLSRLLALHAPQTAPATIRFLWDAATVLVDALPRGQGRGIAGDWNQALMELGATVCRPTAPECGACPLEQVCKARAELQAPPPPPATPTCDLCAPIPAPDGAETIPSVTVFPMKKEKKASREEHEAVCVTEWRGPEGPKWLFTKRPEKGLLAGLYEPPSTPVAASSSDKDKLAASLATLADLLDSHEVTSHVTHTPVPHIFSHINMTYHVQHAVLESDEPPTLKSDRAAWLDADDVAAANVGTGVKKVWAGVYGAWGRFAAGKGVKPAPQKAKPKAKPRAKDTPKGRGLTQTKLSLAGPKVKAE from the exons ATGCGCAAGCGCTCATCGTCCGGCACGCCATCatccccgtcctcctccgagGCCTCAGTCTTCGTGGTGTCGGACGGCGAGTCGGAGGCGTTCGACccaagcggcgcgagcgagtcgtcgcccgagcccgaagcCGTCTCCGAGCCCGAATCAGAGCCGCGAGGAgcgaagcgcaagcgcgcggcgcccacgcccaagggcaagggcaaagccaaggccgagatcaTCGACATCGAGGACCTCGGATCCAGCGTCCACCGGCCCCATGCGCGCGGCTACcactcgacggcggccgtcgcgggcgCGCAGGACGCGCTGCTGGACTGGTTTGAGGGGGTGCGggacgcgcgcggcatgcCCTGGAGGAAGCGGTACGACGCGGCTCTGAGCATGGACGCGAAGGGGCAGCGCGCATACGAG ATCTGGGTATCGGAGGTCATGCTCCAGCAAACGCAAGTCGCGACTGTCATACCGTTCTGGACGAGCTGGatcgcgcgctggccgacgataggcgacctcgccaccgcGGACGTGGAGGAGGTGAACGCCGCGTGGCGCGGGCTGGGGTACTAccgccgcgcgaggagcctgctcgacggcgcgaaAGCCGTGGCGGGCAAGAAAAGCTTTGGCGGCCGGCTGCCCGACGATCCCGACGTGCTGGAGAAGGAGATCCCCGGCGTGGGGCGGTACACTGCTGGCGCGATCACGTCGATGGCGTacggcgtgcgtgcgcccATCGTCGACGGCAACGTGCACCGCGTGCTTAGTCGCCTGCTGGCACTGCACGCGCCCCAGACTGCGCCTGCCACGATCCGGTTCCTGTGggacgcggcgacggtgctTGTTGACGCGCTCCCGAGGGGCCAGGGGCGCGGGATCGCAGGCGACTGGAACCAGGCGCTCATGGAGCTCGGGGCGACCGTGTGTCGGCCCACAGCCCCAGAGTGTGGCGCGTGTCCTTTGGAGCAGGTAtgcaaggcgcgcgccgagctgcaagcgccgcccccgccgcctgcgacgccgacatgcgACCTCTGCGCGCCGATCCCGGCGCCTGACGGCGCTGAAACGATACCGAGCGTGACCGTCTTCCCTatgaagaaggagaagaaggccagcagggaggagcacgaggcgGTGTGTGTTACAGAGTGGCGCGGGCCCGAGGGGCCAAAGTGGCTCTTTACGAAGCGGCCAGAGAAAG GTCTCTTGGCGGGGCTGTACGAGCCGCCCAGTACGCCCgtggcggcgtcaagctcggacaaggacaagctcgcagcgtcgctcgcgactctcgccgacctgctcgacagCCACGAGGTGACGAGCCACGTCACACACACGCCAGTTCCGCATATCTTCAGCCACATCAACATGACGTACCATGTCCagcacgccgtgctcgagtcTGACGAGCCCCCTACCTTAAAATCCgaccgcgcggcgtggctcgacgccgacgacgtggcTGCTGCGAATGTCGGGACGGGGGTGAAGAAGGTCTGGGCGGGCGTGTACGGCGCGTGGGGGCGCTTCGCCGCGGGTAAGGGGGTGAAGCCTGCGCCGCAGAAGGCAAAGCCAAAGGCGAAGCCGAGGGCAAAAGATACGCCAAAGGGCCGCGGCCTGACGCAGACCAAGCTGAGTCTCGCGGGGCCAAAAGTGAAGGCCGAGTAG
- the HNM1_1 gene encoding Choline transport protein has translation MGDTEKSSAHVKVDHVEGEVPLERNFSFWACFGLGFALLNSWTGGLSVVLPSGGSIAMVWGLIVSALGTTAMALSLAEICHVLPLSGGQYDWTYVLAPAGKKNGLSFFVGWMSAAGWTSLTATNSFLSAQFVTGLIALWQPSFEVKAWQTLLIYLAFLAAAYVLNTFCVRALPHMDHFAGFWSMGGIVVVAIVVLACSSGKFNEPKAVFATFTNETGWPDGVAFLLGLLQSTFGLTAFDAVTHMIEEMPRPNINAPKVMIVAVILGSVTAWVFMICILFCIRDFNAVLTATTGPILQIYYQVTANRVGATCLLMFNLLGMAFAAEIVMTVSSRIILTFARDRGMGHLSTWLAPVHPKLKVPVMCIIFVVIWDIAFGLINLGSTAALNAILGSSVVFLQISYFIPILLIFLRGDRAFEGHDAEATYSLGRWRRPINLFALCFLLVTSVMFTFPPAIPVTGTSMSYVSVVLGIALLLCGVTWVVDGRKRFNGPGELMTRLEISKNA, from the exons ATGGGCGACACGGAGAAGTCGTCTGCGCACGTCAAGGTCGATcacgtcgagggcgaggtgccgCTCGAGCGCAACTTTTCCTTCTGGGCATGTTTCGGCCTGGGCTTTGCGCTGCTGAATAGCTGGACTGGTGG cctATCCGTCGTGCTCCCCTCCGGCGGAAGCATAGCCATGGTCTGGGGCCTCATCGTCTCGGCGCTGGGCACGACCGCCATGGCGCTGTCGCT CGCCGAGATCTGCCACGTCCTCCCGCTCTCGGGCGGACAGTACGACTGGACAT AtgtcctcgcgccggcgggcaaGAAGAACGGCCTGTCCTTCTTCGTTGGCTGGATGTCGGCCGCGGGGTGGACGTCGCTCACGGCCACCAACTCGTTCCTCTCGGCGCAGTTCGTCACTGG CCTTATCGCCCTGTGGCAGCCCTCGTTCGAAGTCAAGGCGTGGCAGACGTTGCTAATCtacctcgccttcctcgccgccgcataCGTCCTCAACACGTTCTGTGTGCGCGCCCTGCCCCACATGGACCACTTTGCGGGCTTCTGGAGCATGGGCGGcattgtcgtcgttgccatTGTCGTGCTGGCCTGCTCGTCGGGCAAGTTTAACGAGCCCAAGGCCGTCTTCGCGACCTTCACCAACGAGACCGGCTGGCCCGACGGCGtggccttcctcctcggcctgctccaGTCGACCTTTGGCCTGACCGCCTTTGACGCAGTCACGCACATGATCGAGGAGATGCCCCGCCCCAACATCAACGCGCCAAAGGTCATGATCGTcgccgtcatcctcggcTCGGTCACCGCCTGGGTCTTCATGATCTGCATCCTCTTCTGCATCCGCGACTTCAACGCCGTCCTCACGGCCACTACCGGCCCCATCCTCCAGATCTACTACCAGGTCACGGCgaaccgcgtcggcgcgacctGTCTGCTCATGTtcaacctcctcggcatggccTTTGCCGCCGAGATTGTCATGACCGTGTCCTCGCGCATCATCCTCACCTTTGCCCGTGACCGCGGCATGGGCCACCTGTCCACCTGGCTCGCGCCCGTGCACCCCAAGCTCAAGGTGCCCGTCATGTGCATCATCTTCGTGGTCATCTGGGACATTGCCTTTGGTCTCATCA ACCTCggctccaccgccgccctcaaCGCCATTCTCGGCTCCTCGGTCGTCTTCCTGCAGATCAGCTACTTTATTCCAA TTCTGCTTATCTTCCTCCGCGGTGACCGCGCGTTCGAGGGCCACGATGCCGAGGCGACCTACTCGCTTGGCCGCTGGCGTC GCCCGATCAACCTCTTCGCGCTGtgcttcctcctcgtcacgTCGGTCATGTTTACGTTCCCGCCCGCGATCCCTGTGACGGGCACGTCGATGAGCTACGTGTCGGTCGtgctcggcatcgcgctGCTCCTGTGCGGCGTGACGtgggtcgtcgacgggcgaAAGCGCTTCAACGGCCCGGGCGAGCTCATGACCCGTCTCGAGATTAGCAAGAATGCGTAG